TTGTTATAGTCGATTTTGCGACGGGGTGGGGCAGCATGGAAGTTGCCCCACAATGCTGAATTTACTGCATCGACCACGCAAATTTCATTCCATCCGGACATATCTTCATGCTTTCAGGACTTGTGATTCGCTCTTCGTCCATCCATGCAGCGGGCTGCTACACAATGCTACCCATAAAAAAAAGTACGCCGGTTGTCGAATATGACGGACCGCGGTTCAGTAAAGACGAGGCCGATGAACGGTATAAGGACCGGTTCATCACCTACCTGTTCAGCACAGGGAACGGCGGCGAAGTGATCGACGGCTTTGGTACGGCGATGTTTCTCAACCACTGCTGCGAGCCGAACTGTGAGACAGAAAATATCGACGGCCGAATCTGGGTTGTAGCGACTCGCGATATCGCGGCGGGAGAAGAACTGACCTACGAGTACAACCTGCATGACTCCGACGATGACGATGCTGACTGCTACTGCGGCACTGCAAAATGCAGGGGGACGATGTTCTCCGATGACGAGGTCAAGCGGCGCGCCAGAAAGGCCCGCAAATCACAGGCCGCGAAAGCCTGAGTCTCCCGTGGACGATACAATAGCGAGATGCGGCGTTTGAACCGCACCAGGCTATGGCATATCAGGTTTTAGCAAGAAAATACCGCCCTCAACGCTTCGCCGATGTCGTGGGTCAGGATCACGTAACGGTAACGCTGATGAATGCGCTCACACAGGGCCGCATTGCGCATGGATATATCTTCAGCGGCCACCGAGGCATTGGAAAGACGACGATCGCGCGCATTCTGGCGATGGCTCTAAACTGCCGCAACGCCATCGGCAGCGCCCAACGGCCTACTGCGGAACCCTGCGAAGTCTGCGAATCGTGCACCGAGATCCGTGCCGGCAATGCCGTCGACGTCATCGAAATTGACGCTGCGACGAACCGCGGCATCGATGAGATTCGCGAACTGCGCGACGCGGCACGCTATCGTCCGGCCCGCGACAAGTACAAGATCTACATCCTCGACGAGGCCCATCAGATCACCGATGCGGCATTCAACGCCCTGCTGAAGACACTTGAGGAACCACCGGAACATATCGTCTTCATGATGGCGACGACGCAGCCGGAGGACATTCCTCAGACGGTGCGCTCGCGGTGCCAGCACTTTAGCTTTCATGCGGTAAGGCTGGTCGATATTCTCGGCCAGATCCGCCAGATCGCAAACCAGGAAGGCATCGACGCGGACGATGCGGCACTCGCGCTGCTGGCCGAAGCTGGTGATGGCTCCATGCGCGATGCGCTTTCCATCATGGACCAGGCGATTGCCAGCGCTCCCGTAGACGATGGCAAGCCCCGGCTTGATGTGACACAGATTCGCGACCTGATGGGAACAGTTCCGAACGCAGTCTTCGAACGCATCTTCGAAGCCGTTGACGGGAACCGCAGCGCCGATGTGATTACCGTCGCCAATGAGTTGCTGGATGCGGGTAACAGTCCCGCCCAACTCGCCCGTCAATGCGTGCGCTACCTGAGGAACTGCGTCATAGCGAAGATTGCAGGTGTGGGCCCTGAGGGTTCCGGGCCGGACGGGGCTGCCTCCGAGCTATTGCAGATCTCCGCCGATGAGCAGCGGCGGGCGGCGCGTTCGGCCGCGCTCTTCACCGAAGAAGAGCTGACACGCTTCCTTCAGGTGATGTTGAAAACATTCGACGAGCTTGGCTACCGGCAGGAGCAGCGATTTCATTTTGAGTTGGGCCTGCTGAAACTGGTGCATCTGCGCCGTTTGCTGCCGCTTGAAGAAGTGCTCAGCCGCTTCCCTGTCGCTGGCAAACCGGCAGGCGTCGCAGAACCGTCGCGTTCGCGAGCAACCACTTCATCTGCACCTCCAGTTCAGTCCACGCTTGCGAGCGC
This region of Acidobacteriota bacterium genomic DNA includes:
- a CDS encoding SET domain-containing protein-lysine N-methyltransferase, with translation MLSGLVIRSSSIHAAGCYTMLPIKKSTPVVEYDGPRFSKDEADERYKDRFITYLFSTGNGGEVIDGFGTAMFLNHCCEPNCETENIDGRIWVVATRDIAAGEELTYEYNLHDSDDDDADCYCGTAKCRGTMFSDDEVKRRARKARKSQAAKA
- the dnaX gene encoding DNA polymerase III subunit gamma/tau, with the translated sequence MAYQVLARKYRPQRFADVVGQDHVTVTLMNALTQGRIAHGYIFSGHRGIGKTTIARILAMALNCRNAIGSAQRPTAEPCEVCESCTEIRAGNAVDVIEIDAATNRGIDEIRELRDAARYRPARDKYKIYILDEAHQITDAAFNALLKTLEEPPEHIVFMMATTQPEDIPQTVRSRCQHFSFHAVRLVDILGQIRQIANQEGIDADDAALALLAEAGDGSMRDALSIMDQAIASAPVDDGKPRLDVTQIRDLMGTVPNAVFERIFEAVDGNRSADVITVANELLDAGNSPAQLARQCVRYLRNCVIAKIAGVGPEGSGPDGAASELLQISADEQRRAARSAALFTEEELTRFLQVMLKTFDELGYRQEQRFHFELGLLKLVHLRRLLPLEEVLSRFPVAGKPAGVAEPSRSRATTSSAPPVQSTLASASPPVAKPAFSPFAADSSRKSFSEPALPATPADTPPKAAEQAIPVNAGTSAIKREPQSAVLPSEAASQLEPQPETKAPEPAVSATGELSADELQRLTTEALSAAKSQGSAADAIADSEWTIGDGEIRVQTGLSRTMLPMVINPDADRVIRAALRGAGIGSLKLVLLPGAPSSTANKKAKPARTGSAQAKALEHPVVQQAQRLFNAEIRNVIDLRDND